A single region of the Chryseobacterium culicis genome encodes:
- a CDS encoding RNA polymerase sigma factor has product MDRKINTIKTTYSEEELIVLLKEKNENGFHYLYDHYSGALYGIILRIVQSKEYTEEIIQDVFVKIWNSIHQYDASKGRFYTWMINIARNTAIDYLKSKAFQNELKNQSLPDFVYNTAELSTTNNSSDYIGFNNVLEGLETDKQELIDLAYYQGYTQHEISEKLKIPLGTVKTKMRNALMKLKDLLKDYQ; this is encoded by the coding sequence TTGGATAGAAAAATAAATACTATTAAAACAACCTATTCTGAAGAGGAACTTATCGTTTTACTAAAAGAAAAAAACGAAAATGGTTTTCATTATCTGTATGACCACTATTCCGGTGCGCTGTACGGAATCATTCTTCGAATCGTTCAGTCTAAAGAATATACTGAAGAAATTATACAGGATGTTTTTGTTAAAATTTGGAACTCTATTCATCAATATGATGCTTCAAAAGGAAGGTTTTATACCTGGATGATCAATATTGCCAGGAATACTGCTATCGATTATTTAAAATCAAAAGCATTCCAGAACGAACTTAAAAACCAATCACTTCCGGATTTCGTATATAATACTGCAGAGCTTTCAACAACGAATAATTCTTCCGATTATATTGGATTTAATAACGTACTTGAAGGTTTGGAAACAGACAAGCAGGAGCTTATTGATCTTGCGTATTATCAGGGATATACCCAACATGAAATATCCGAAAAACTGAAGATACCGCTGGGAACGGTAAAAACGAAAATGCGGAATGCATTGATGAAATTAAAAGATTTGCTAAAAGATTATCAATAA
- a CDS encoding MerC domain-containing protein — translation MKSKILDAVGISAAVLCLIHCIVFPLLLIVPLGISHNPYIDLAFLFIGAVVVFRVTQKMEKRWLKFLFWISIALIFISVLTDLLFEIHIPLIYIGAAGLITGHIINFKNHKH, via the coding sequence ATGAAATCAAAAATTCTTGATGCTGTAGGAATCTCCGCTGCTGTTTTATGCCTGATTCATTGTATTGTCTTTCCATTATTACTGATTGTCCCATTGGGAATATCACACAATCCCTATATTGATCTGGCTTTCCTTTTTATTGGAGCAGTTGTCGTATTCAGGGTAACCCAAAAAATGGAGAAGCGCTGGCTGAAATTTTTATTCTGGATATCTATTGCTCTTATCTTCATTTCTGTACTCACAGATCTCTTGTTTGAAATACATATTCCTCTGATCTACATAGGAGCAGCAGGTTTGATTACAGGTCATATCATCAATTTTAAAAATCATAAACATTAA
- a CDS encoding anti-sigma factor domain-containing protein produces MNTKEYISSGIIESYILGHASPEEAGILECVMKNNAEVKAAFEEAQKTLEHLATAKAVTPPSELRSKIWNKIQQEQNVEEVSPTLSTNIPEIKDHRESTERVNIQKNTNWKPYAIAASVLFLISVGGNLFMMNTQSSDKKEMALLTADKKVQAQAMERMNLKIDMFSNPDMQMVMLKGVEKHTEAKAMVFWDKKTKEVYLNAEKLPKAPEGMQYQLWAIEDGKPVNAGMYTEDKDSRIALASIPQAQAFAITLEKEGGSTIPTMENMFVMGEI; encoded by the coding sequence TTGAACACTAAAGAATACATATCATCCGGAATTATAGAATCTTATATTCTTGGCCATGCTTCTCCTGAGGAAGCAGGGATTTTGGAGTGTGTGATGAAGAATAATGCTGAAGTAAAGGCGGCTTTTGAAGAAGCACAAAAGACTTTGGAACATCTTGCTACAGCAAAAGCTGTAACACCTCCAAGCGAGTTGAGATCTAAGATCTGGAATAAGATTCAACAGGAACAGAATGTTGAAGAAGTAAGTCCTACCCTTTCAACAAATATTCCTGAAATTAAAGATCATAGAGAATCCACTGAAAGAGTAAATATTCAAAAGAATACCAATTGGAAACCGTATGCAATAGCGGCTTCTGTACTGTTCCTGATCAGTGTTGGCGGAAACTTGTTCATGATGAATACACAATCTTCTGATAAAAAGGAAATGGCTTTACTGACTGCTGATAAAAAGGTTCAGGCTCAGGCCATGGAAAGAATGAATCTGAAGATTGATATGTTCTCTAATCCTGATATGCAGATGGTGATGCTGAAGGGGGTTGAAAAGCATACAGAAGCTAAAGCAATGGTTTTCTGGGATAAAAAAACAAAAGAAGTCTATCTGAATGCAGAAAAACTTCCTAAAGCTCCTGAAGGAATGCAGTATCAGCTTTGGGCAATAGAAGACGGAAAACCGGTAAATGCTGGAATGTACACGGAAGATAAAGACAGCAGAATTGCTTTGGCCAGTATTCCTCAAGCGCAGGCTTTTGCCATTACTCTTGAAAAAGAAGGGGGAAGCACTATTCCTACCATGGAAAATATGTTTGTAATGGGAGAAATCTAA
- a CDS encoding AraC family transcriptional regulator, which translates to MKRIVNFNSFNVFSIEKEIWDVEYHNHNFYELIIIENGKGFHHLNNITFPYKKGDVFLLRPSDGHEFSIKSKTRFIYIKFTEQYIWENLLSNKKNELKKVVQLLMEDHSFVYESVIKSKTDRIHLLQLASILLYEFSHKNTYNKEITSDLFSAIITILIRNTMNTATTKNWITQNLSRIERILYYINVNALDANKMKIENLAKEFMLSPNYISIYIKKQTGFSIQQHIMQHKIKTAEKLLLQSHYNISEIADKLSFNDASHFNKIFKAYKEMSPSEFKKRSIGK; encoded by the coding sequence ATGAAACGAATCGTTAATTTCAATTCTTTTAATGTTTTCAGTATTGAAAAAGAAATTTGGGACGTTGAATATCACAATCATAATTTCTATGAACTGATTATTATAGAAAACGGGAAAGGGTTTCATCATCTCAACAATATTACTTTTCCCTACAAAAAAGGAGATGTTTTTCTTCTCAGACCCAGTGATGGCCATGAGTTTTCTATTAAAAGCAAAACAAGGTTTATTTATATAAAATTTACGGAACAGTATATCTGGGAAAACCTTTTGTCTAATAAAAAGAATGAGCTTAAAAAGGTTGTTCAGCTTCTGATGGAAGATCATTCTTTCGTTTACGAATCAGTGATTAAAAGTAAAACAGATAGAATACACCTGTTACAGCTTGCCAGCATTCTCCTGTATGAATTCAGTCATAAAAACACCTATAATAAAGAGATTACCAGCGATCTTTTTTCAGCGATCATTACCATTCTCATCCGAAATACGATGAATACTGCCACCACCAAAAACTGGATTACCCAAAATCTAAGCAGAATTGAAAGGATATTATATTATATCAATGTCAATGCCTTGGATGCCAATAAAATGAAAATTGAGAATCTTGCCAAAGAGTTTATGCTTTCGCCCAATTATATCAGCATCTATATTAAAAAGCAGACTGGTTTCTCCATACAACAGCATATTATGCAGCATAAAATAAAAACGGCGGAAAAACTTTTACTTCAAAGCCACTACAACATCAGTGAGATAGCAGATAAGCTAAGCTTTAATGATGCCAGTCATTTCAATAAAATATTCAAAGCGTATAAAGAAATGTCTCCTTCTGAGTTTAAAAAGAGATCAATAGGAAAATAA
- a CDS encoding Fur family transcriptional regulator produces MKQVRNTHAKTEILNLINGSDVALTHSDIQKKLGDLCNRVTIYRVLERLENEGAIHKVVNIDGVVNFAKCSGKCSHEQHFHNHVHFNCKECHSVTCIENAIPEISLPEHFIAQEYNFIISGICPKCADA; encoded by the coding sequence ATGAAACAGGTCAGAAATACTCATGCCAAAACTGAAATTTTAAACCTTATTAATGGTTCAGATGTAGCCCTTACCCACTCTGATATTCAGAAAAAACTGGGTGATTTGTGCAATAGAGTAACCATTTACAGGGTGTTGGAAAGGCTTGAAAACGAAGGAGCTATCCACAAGGTTGTCAATATTGACGGAGTGGTAAATTTTGCAAAGTGCAGTGGCAAATGCAGTCATGAACAGCATTTTCACAATCATGTTCATTTTAACTGTAAAGAATGTCATTCTGTAACATGCATTGAAAATGCTATTCCGGAAATCAGTTTACCGGAGCATTTTATCGCACAGGAATACAATTTTATTATCAGCGGGATTTGTCCGAAATGTGCTGACGCTTAA
- a CDS encoding DoxX family protein has product MNNTKTAYFFLRVSMGINLLGHGLVRLVKLQDFASGMMKGFETSWLPQPLVQLFGITLPFLEFLIGLLLMIGFKTRIATIAGASLIILLLFGSSTVENWEAMGIQMIYAGLFYLLISRIEDNYLALDRKN; this is encoded by the coding sequence ATGAATAATACAAAAACAGCCTATTTTTTCCTTCGTGTTTCGATGGGAATAAACCTTTTAGGACACGGATTGGTCCGATTGGTAAAATTACAGGACTTTGCCTCAGGAATGATGAAAGGTTTTGAAACAAGCTGGCTTCCACAGCCATTGGTACAGCTCTTTGGGATAACGCTCCCCTTTTTGGAATTTCTCATCGGATTATTGCTTATGATTGGTTTTAAAACCCGAATTGCCACTATAGCCGGAGCTTCCCTGATCATCCTGCTGCTTTTTGGAAGCAGTACCGTTGAAAACTGGGAAGCCATGGGAATTCAGATGATTTATGCAGGTTTATTTTACCTATTGATCAGCAGAATTGAAGATAATTATCTGGCACTGGATAGAAAAAATTAA
- a CDS encoding alkaline phosphatase has product MDRRKFLKGSAILSGLLTLSPSDLWSFGKNSETSGTGKAKNIIFMVSDGMSLGTLSMADLYSRNILGKGSNWFNLYHEKKVTRALMDTASASSIVTDSAAASSAFGGGIRVKNGTLNMGANGEKHLPIWQQYKKAGKKAGCVTSVTITHATPAGFCVNSSRRNAEPQIVEMYADLELDVLLGGGDEFFNPSKREDKKDLYSVYRQKGYRILKTQNDLKEIRKGEKLLGIFNTGALPYSIDRAHLQEFKNTPTLAEMAHTAIHQMKDHPEGFVLQVEAGKVDWAAHANDVAALIHDQLAFDEAVKTAIDFAEKDGNTLVIITTDHGNANPGTIYGTEATKNFNSISDYQYTNEYILNKIQKEHSVKDIKDWIYEANKIVLNDEEAKHMLSFYNGLEKEEEGLYNYKKLPFKLYSDIQKSRNSVGWISMDHSGDYVEVAAYGPGNELLQPFIKNTDLHDLMLKACLI; this is encoded by the coding sequence ATGGACAGAAGAAAATTTCTAAAAGGATCTGCAATACTTTCAGGGTTATTGACCTTATCACCGTCTGATCTCTGGAGCTTCGGGAAAAATAGTGAAACATCCGGGACAGGTAAAGCAAAGAACATCATTTTTATGGTTAGTGACGGAATGAGCCTCGGAACGCTTTCAATGGCAGACCTTTATTCACGGAATATTTTAGGAAAGGGAAGTAACTGGTTCAATTTGTATCATGAGAAAAAAGTGACACGTGCTTTGATGGATACTGCTTCAGCAAGTTCTATTGTTACAGATTCTGCGGCCGCAAGCTCAGCATTCGGTGGAGGAATCAGAGTAAAAAACGGAACACTGAATATGGGAGCTAACGGAGAGAAACATCTTCCCATATGGCAGCAATATAAAAAAGCAGGAAAGAAAGCTGGTTGTGTGACCTCTGTAACCATTACTCATGCTACTCCTGCCGGATTCTGTGTGAATTCTTCCAGAAGAAATGCCGAGCCTCAAATTGTTGAAATGTACGCTGATCTGGAACTCGATGTACTGTTAGGAGGAGGAGATGAGTTTTTCAACCCTTCCAAAAGAGAAGACAAAAAAGATCTTTATTCTGTTTATCGCCAAAAAGGATACCGGATTCTAAAAACACAAAATGATCTGAAAGAAATCAGAAAAGGGGAGAAACTCCTGGGTATTTTTAATACAGGTGCATTGCCTTATAGTATTGACAGAGCTCATCTCCAGGAATTCAAAAATACACCAACGCTGGCTGAAATGGCCCATACAGCCATCCATCAGATGAAAGATCATCCCGAAGGTTTTGTCCTTCAGGTAGAAGCAGGGAAAGTAGACTGGGCAGCCCATGCCAATGACGTAGCAGCGTTGATACACGATCAGCTGGCGTTTGATGAAGCGGTAAAAACAGCCATAGATTTTGCTGAAAAAGATGGAAATACCCTCGTGATTATTACCACAGATCATGGAAATGCCAACCCCGGAACGATTTATGGAACAGAGGCCACCAAGAATTTTAACAGTATTTCAGACTATCAATATACCAATGAATATATTCTGAACAAGATTCAGAAAGAGCATTCGGTAAAAGATATTAAAGACTGGATTTATGAGGCTAATAAAATTGTTCTGAATGATGAAGAGGCCAAGCATATGCTGAGTTTTTACAACGGGCTTGAGAAAGAGGAAGAAGGACTTTATAATTATAAAAAACTGCCCTTTAAACTGTACTCAGACATTCAGAAAAGCAGAAATTCTGTAGGATGGATCAGTATGGACCATTCCGGAGATTATGTGGAAGTTGCAGCCTATGGTCCTGGAAACGAACTTTTACAGCCTTTCATTAAAAATACAGACCTGCATGATCTGATGCTGAAAGCCTGTTTGATATAG
- a CDS encoding helix-turn-helix domain-containing protein, which produces MKAPEKVTSITALHNYLKLKRPSNPLISVFDFNEVNIDPETILSAVTTDFYVVSIKKDCAGRCKYGQHYYDFEDGIMYFIAPHQVLQFEDILLSEVRGNVLVIHPDFLQGYPLASIIKDYGYFSYTANEALYLSEKEEKSVTDIMGNISREIEANMDGFTQDLLLSNIDLLLKYCDRFYNRQFLTRKKVNHDLLTQLENLLDDYFKNEKLLINGIPTVQFVAGQMNISPNYLSDMLRVHTGQTTQQHIQNRVIEKAKELLSTTTMSVSEIAYNLGFEHPQSFHRLFKNQTAVSPLEFRKSFN; this is translated from the coding sequence ATGAAAGCTCCTGAAAAAGTAACTTCTATCACAGCATTACACAACTATCTGAAACTGAAAAGGCCTTCCAACCCTCTGATCAGCGTATTTGATTTTAATGAAGTGAATATAGATCCGGAAACGATACTAAGTGCCGTGACTACAGATTTTTATGTGGTTTCCATTAAAAAGGATTGTGCAGGAAGATGTAAATATGGACAGCATTATTATGATTTTGAGGATGGAATTATGTATTTTATTGCTCCCCATCAGGTATTGCAGTTTGAAGATATTCTGCTTTCCGAAGTGAGAGGAAATGTATTGGTCATACATCCTGATTTTCTGCAGGGATATCCGTTAGCCTCTATCATAAAAGATTACGGCTACTTCTCCTATACGGCCAATGAAGCGCTCTACCTTTCCGAAAAAGAAGAAAAATCTGTAACGGATATCATGGGTAATATCAGCAGAGAGATAGAAGCCAATATGGATGGTTTTACCCAGGATTTATTGCTTTCCAATATTGATTTGCTGTTGAAATACTGTGACAGATTCTACAACCGTCAGTTTTTAACCCGAAAAAAAGTAAATCATGATCTTTTGACTCAACTTGAAAATTTACTGGATGATTATTTCAAAAATGAAAAACTGCTGATCAATGGGATTCCCACCGTACAGTTTGTGGCAGGACAAATGAATATAAGTCCCAATTATCTAAGTGACATGCTGAGGGTGCATACAGGACAGACCACGCAGCAGCATATTCAGAACAGAGTGATTGAAAAGGCAAAAGAGCTGTTGTCTACCACTACAATGTCTGTATCTGAGATTGCTTACAATCTGGGATTTGAGCATCCACAGTCTTTTCATCGTTTGTTTAAAAATCAGACCGCTGTTTCT
- a CDS encoding GTP-binding protein encodes MTKKLPVTVLSGFLGAGKTTLLNHILHNKQGLKVAVIVNDMSEVNIDARLVENQNTLSRTEEKLVEMSNGCICCTLREDLMVEVERLAHENRFDYLLIESTGISEPIPVAQTFTYVDEESGIDLSRFSYVDTMVTVVDCFNFMHDFGSNEMLTDRDLTDMEGDYRTIVNLLTDQIEFANVIILNKTDLINTETLGFLTAAIKKLNPDAVLLHSEFGKIDPQKILNTQLFDFDKAQSSAGWQKELQSEHHTPETEEYGISSMVFRDKRPFHPVRLWKFLNQQYPEGAIRAKGLFWLASRPNDALNFSQAGGSFRLEKAGVWWCSMPLNQRVQYSSFAENQKFIESRWDKNWGDRINELVFIGQNLDKDQMLLQLQHCLINDKEKEMFDQNMMFEDPFPKNI; translated from the coding sequence ATGACTAAAAAACTTCCTGTAACTGTACTCAGTGGCTTTCTGGGAGCGGGCAAAACGACATTATTAAACCATATTCTACACAACAAACAGGGCTTAAAAGTAGCAGTTATTGTGAATGATATGAGTGAAGTTAATATTGATGCCCGCCTTGTTGAAAACCAAAATACCCTTTCAAGAACAGAAGAAAAACTGGTGGAAATGAGTAACGGATGCATTTGCTGCACACTTCGGGAAGATCTTATGGTAGAAGTAGAACGCCTTGCTCATGAAAACCGTTTCGACTATCTCCTTATTGAAAGTACAGGAATCAGTGAGCCTATTCCGGTTGCCCAGACCTTTACGTATGTAGATGAAGAGAGCGGAATCGATCTTTCCAGGTTCAGTTATGTAGATACAATGGTAACGGTGGTAGATTGTTTCAACTTTATGCATGATTTCGGTTCTAATGAAATGCTGACGGATCGTGACCTTACAGATATGGAAGGGGATTACAGAACCATTGTCAATCTTCTTACCGACCAGATTGAATTTGCCAATGTGATTATTTTAAACAAAACAGATCTTATCAATACTGAAACCCTTGGCTTTTTAACAGCTGCCATAAAGAAATTGAATCCGGATGCAGTTCTTCTCCATTCTGAATTTGGGAAAATTGACCCTCAAAAGATTTTGAATACACAGCTTTTTGATTTCGATAAAGCACAATCTTCAGCCGGCTGGCAAAAAGAATTACAGTCTGAGCATCATACCCCTGAAACTGAAGAATACGGAATAAGTTCAATGGTTTTCAGGGATAAGAGACCTTTTCATCCTGTAAGATTATGGAAATTTCTGAACCAGCAATACCCGGAAGGAGCAATCAGAGCTAAAGGACTGTTCTGGCTGGCTTCAAGACCCAATGATGCTTTGAATTTTTCCCAGGCAGGAGGATCTTTTCGTCTTGAAAAGGCGGGTGTATGGTGGTGCAGCATGCCTTTGAATCAAAGGGTACAATATTCTTCATTTGCAGAAAACCAAAAGTTTATAGAAAGCAGATGGGATAAAAACTGGGGAGACCGAATCAATGAACTGGTGTTTATCGGGCAGAATCTGGATAAAGATCAAATGTTATTACAGCTGCAACATTGCCTCATTAACGATAAGGAAAAAGAAATGTTTGATCAGAATATGATGTTTGAAGATCCGTTTCCGAAGAATATTTAA
- a CDS encoding NAD-dependent epimerase/dehydratase family protein, giving the protein MQTILGANGQIGEELARELARNYTSDIRIVSRNAKKVNATDRIFSADLSDREKAIEAVKGSEIAYFTLGLPMDTNLWEKQFSIILKNVIEACKINGTKLVFFDNTYMYPQNNEVLTEHTQFAPVGRKGNVRREMAEMLLKEIKAGTIEAVICRAPEFYGPGKTQSITNSLIFNAIKEDKKLKVPLRDDKLRSLIWTSDASRATALIGNTPDVYGQTWHLPVDDNKLTYEEFIALTSQIYGKEFRYSVIPNLAFTIGSFFNKNAKELKELLPRYQYDNLFDDSKFRKRFPEFKVTTYRQGIEQIKKEQLAAK; this is encoded by the coding sequence ATGCAAACGATATTAGGAGCCAATGGACAGATTGGCGAAGAACTGGCAAGAGAACTGGCAAGAAATTATACTTCAGATATCCGTATTGTCAGCAGAAATGCTAAAAAAGTAAATGCTACAGATCGTATTTTCTCAGCAGACTTATCAGACAGAGAAAAAGCAATAGAAGCCGTGAAAGGAAGTGAAATTGCTTATTTTACCCTTGGACTTCCTATGGATACCAATCTTTGGGAAAAACAATTCTCGATAATATTGAAAAATGTTATTGAAGCTTGCAAAATCAATGGAACGAAGCTGGTATTTTTTGATAATACCTATATGTACCCTCAAAATAATGAGGTTTTAACGGAGCATACTCAATTTGCTCCTGTAGGCAGAAAAGGAAATGTAAGAAGAGAAATGGCAGAAATGCTTTTGAAAGAGATAAAAGCCGGAACAATAGAAGCCGTCATCTGCAGAGCTCCTGAATTTTATGGCCCCGGAAAAACTCAAAGTATTACCAATAGTCTTATTTTCAATGCTATCAAAGAAGATAAAAAACTGAAAGTCCCTTTAAGAGATGATAAATTACGAAGCCTGATCTGGACATCTGATGCAAGCCGTGCTACAGCTTTAATCGGAAATACTCCCGATGTTTATGGACAAACCTGGCATTTGCCGGTAGACGATAATAAGTTAACCTATGAAGAATTCATTGCATTGACTTCTCAGATCTATGGGAAAGAATTCAGGTATTCCGTAATCCCCAATCTGGCTTTTACCATAGGATCTTTCTTCAATAAAAATGCAAAAGAATTGAAGGAACTGCTTCCAAGATATCAATATGATAATCTCTTTGACGATTCAAAATTCAGAAAAAGGTTCCCGGAGTTTAAGGTAACTACCTACAGACAGGGAATTGAACAGATCAAAAAAGAACAGCTAGCGGCAAAATAA
- the msrB gene encoding peptide-methionine (R)-S-oxide reductase MsrB: MALFFGTYHAQSTLFKNKNPYYSHTAENTLKVSNSEWKKILKPELYQVAREGATETAFTGKYYEFDEKGTYYCAVCGNPLFISTSKFATTCGWPSFYQPIRKNSVKYRKDTSYHMERTEVLCGRCDSHLGHVFDDGPKPTGKRFCMNSICLEFIPGKK, from the coding sequence ATGGCACTATTTTTCGGAACCTATCATGCACAAAGTACACTTTTTAAAAATAAAAATCCTTATTACTCCCACACTGCAGAAAATACACTGAAAGTAAGCAATAGTGAATGGAAAAAGATTTTAAAACCTGAGCTCTATCAGGTCGCAAGGGAAGGAGCTACAGAAACAGCTTTTACCGGTAAATATTATGAATTTGATGAAAAGGGAACTTATTATTGTGCTGTCTGTGGAAACCCTCTTTTCATTTCAACTTCCAAATTTGCCACTACTTGCGGCTGGCCTTCCTTTTATCAACCTATCCGTAAAAATAGTGTCAAATACAGAAAAGATACTTCTTATCATATGGAACGTACAGAAGTATTATGTGGAAGATGCGATTCTCATCTTGGACATGTCTTCGATGATGGTCCAAAACCTACAGGAAAACGATTTTGTATGAATTCTATCTGTCTTGAATTCATCCCGGGTAAAAAATAA
- a CDS encoding fasciclin domain-containing protein produces MNTQSKITVLAMVALSFAFSGKVTAQTMKEKTVMVGGAPMYPSKNIIENAVNSKDHKTLVAAVKAAGLVETLQGAGPFTVLAPTDAAFAKLPKGTVESLVKPENKATLTSILTYHVLPGRYSAKEIWAAVKAGNGKSMMKTVQGEDLTFWTKGKDLYIKDAKGNSAKVTIADVNQSNGVIHVIDTVLMP; encoded by the coding sequence ATGAACACACAGTCAAAAATCACAGTTTTAGCAATGGTAGCTTTATCATTTGCTTTCAGCGGAAAGGTAACTGCACAAACGATGAAAGAAAAAACAGTAATGGTGGGAGGAGCTCCAATGTATCCATCCAAAAACATTATTGAAAATGCTGTTAACTCTAAAGATCACAAAACCCTTGTTGCAGCAGTAAAAGCTGCAGGTTTAGTAGAAACATTACAGGGAGCAGGTCCTTTTACTGTATTGGCACCTACCGATGCTGCCTTTGCAAAACTTCCGAAAGGAACAGTAGAAAGTCTTGTAAAACCTGAGAATAAAGCAACACTTACGAGCATCCTTACTTATCACGTTCTACCAGGAAGATACAGTGCCAAAGAAATCTGGGCTGCTGTAAAAGCAGGAAACGGAAAAAGCATGATGAAAACTGTACAGGGAGAGGATCTTACATTCTGGACCAAAGGAAAAGACCTTTACATTAAAGATGCAAAAGGAAACAGTGCCAAAGTGACTATTGCTGATGTGAACCAATCTAACGGAGTAATTCATGTAATAGATACGGTTTTAATGCCATAA
- a CDS encoding polysaccharide deacetylase family protein, translated as MKYIKQSVLLLASTIVLMSFSDRQDKDKREKKEPHEAKISTKKYWPNGAQLVISVSMQFETGGQPEGAESPFSGTPLPKGQPDLPAESWYRYGGNEGIYRMLDLWKKYNIKVTSHVVGTAAEKYPEVAKAIANGGHEIAAHGISWDNQWNKSYSDELNFVKEGVNVVEKITGQKAVGYNCNWLRRSPNTLKVLQELGFLYHIDDVSHDEPFISKVKGKNFVVIPYTLRNNDIVNIEGKHWSPDQFLAQLKFEFDRLYEEGASKRRMMSISFHDRIGGTPAMVHAMEEFIKYTKEKQGVIFMRKDDIAKMVMNDPDTPVDNSEEKFNK; from the coding sequence ATGAAATACATAAAACAATCAGTATTGTTGCTTGCCTCAACAATTGTTTTGATGTCTTTTTCTGATCGTCAGGACAAAGATAAAAGAGAGAAAAAGGAACCACATGAAGCAAAGATTTCCACCAAAAAATACTGGCCTAATGGTGCTCAGCTGGTCATTTCTGTTTCTATGCAGTTTGAAACAGGCGGACAACCGGAAGGGGCAGAAAGTCCGTTCAGTGGAACTCCTCTTCCTAAGGGCCAGCCGGATCTTCCGGCGGAAAGCTGGTACCGCTATGGTGGGAATGAAGGCATTTACCGGATGCTGGATTTATGGAAAAAATACAATATTAAAGTAACGTCTCATGTAGTGGGAACGGCAGCGGAAAAATATCCCGAAGTCGCTAAAGCGATTGCAAACGGAGGGCATGAAATTGCTGCTCACGGTATTTCCTGGGACAATCAATGGAATAAGAGCTATTCTGATGAGTTGAATTTTGTCAAAGAAGGTGTCAATGTGGTTGAAAAGATTACTGGTCAGAAAGCAGTAGGCTACAATTGTAATTGGCTGAGAAGAAGCCCGAATACCCTTAAAGTATTACAGGAGCTCGGCTTTTTGTATCACATAGATGATGTAAGCCATGATGAGCCCTTCATTAGCAAAGTAAAAGGGAAAAATTTTGTAGTAATTCCTTATACATTGCGTAACAATGATATTGTCAATATCGAAGGAAAACACTGGAGCCCGGATCAGTTTCTGGCTCAATTGAAGTTTGAGTTTGATCGTCTCTATGAAGAAGGTGCTTCCAAAAGAAGAATGATGAGCATCAGTTTTCATGACAGAATTGGTGGAACTCCGGCAATGGTGCACGCCATGGAAGAATTCATTAAATACACCAAAGAAAAACAAGGGGTAATCTTTATGAGAAAAGATGATATCGCCAAAATGGTAATGAATGATCCCGATACTCCGGTTGATAATAGTGAAGAAAAGTTTAATAAGTAA